One window of Psychrobacillus sp. FSL H8-0483 genomic DNA carries:
- a CDS encoding NADH:flavin oxidoreductase/NADH oxidase translates to MSHLFSPLNIKGLTLKNRTVMAPMCQYSVQSKDGKPNDWHFVHYVSRAVGGTGLIIVEMTDVEPDGRITDYDLGLWSDEHIPAYERIVKEVHKYEVKIGVQIAHAGRKAQDAIQPVGPSNIPVESNGKWKEPRPLTIDEIKEMINKYKDAARRAVTAGFDTIELHGAHGYLIHQFHSPAINNRTDEYGQDLSKFGVEVIQAVRSVMPEEMPLLLRISAVEYIDNGYDLEHSIEIAKKYKEAGVDVFHVSSGGEATPGKVKPANTPGYQVPFARAYKQALNVPIIAVGILENPDLAEKVIVEGDAELVAVGRGMLKDPYWALHAEIAITGKAIPPTPYKRGY, encoded by the coding sequence GTGTCTCATTTATTCTCGCCATTAAATATAAAAGGTTTAACATTAAAAAATCGAACAGTAATGGCACCGATGTGTCAGTATTCCGTTCAATCAAAGGATGGAAAGCCAAATGACTGGCATTTTGTTCACTATGTATCACGTGCAGTTGGTGGAACAGGATTAATCATCGTCGAAATGACGGATGTGGAACCAGATGGGCGAATCACAGATTACGATTTAGGTTTATGGTCCGATGAACATATTCCTGCATACGAAAGAATTGTAAAAGAGGTACATAAATATGAAGTCAAAATTGGGGTTCAAATTGCACATGCAGGTAGAAAAGCGCAAGATGCTATTCAACCAGTGGGTCCCTCCAACATTCCAGTGGAATCGAATGGCAAATGGAAAGAGCCAAGACCGTTAACAATAGATGAAATTAAAGAAATGATCAATAAATATAAAGACGCTGCAAGGAGAGCAGTTACAGCTGGATTCGATACAATTGAGCTTCACGGAGCACATGGCTATTTAATTCACCAATTCCACTCGCCTGCGATTAATAACAGAACGGATGAATACGGACAGGACTTGTCGAAGTTTGGAGTAGAAGTCATCCAAGCAGTACGTAGCGTTATGCCAGAAGAAATGCCCCTATTGCTCCGCATATCAGCAGTAGAGTATATAGACAATGGCTACGACCTCGAGCATTCTATAGAAATTGCGAAAAAATATAAAGAAGCTGGTGTGGATGTGTTCCATGTATCGAGTGGTGGAGAGGCAACTCCAGGTAAAGTAAAACCTGCAAACACCCCTGGGTACCAAGTTCCATTTGCTCGTGCATACAAACAAGCACTAAATGTACCTATTATCGCAGTTGGAATACTAGAAAATCCGGATCTTGCAGAAAAAGTCATTGTCGAAGGAGATGCAGAACTAGTCGCAGTAGGGCGTGGCATGTTAAAAGATCCATATTGGGCACTTCATGCAGAAATAGCCATCACAGGCAAAGCAATACCTCCTACTCCTTATAAGAGAGGGTATTAA
- a CDS encoding serine/threonine protein kinase, with product MNHFPTITLGKVSFQLKELHDFEWLTRLGQVFCVFDEQDSGNVSFGIEIDGLKRFVKYAGAKTLRYSGYPEDAIARLKSCTSLYEDLNHPHLVNLVEYFEVEKGYALVFDWFDGECLHPHWSFPPPQKYNHPESPFYRFKKLPIEYRIKSLNSIFEFHVNVEKNNYVAVDFYDGSILYDFKNNMTKICDIDLYMKRPFINFMGRLWGSSRFMSPEEFMLGAVIDERTNVFNMGAIAFGLLGGELDRSFIKWDAGQELYEIAVKAVEEDKRCRYSTVEEFYKAWKVVLLKANLDF from the coding sequence ATGAATCATTTCCCAACAATTACTTTAGGTAAAGTATCGTTTCAATTAAAAGAGCTACATGATTTTGAGTGGCTTACAAGATTAGGTCAAGTATTTTGTGTGTTTGACGAACAAGATTCTGGGAATGTTAGTTTTGGTATTGAAATAGATGGATTGAAAAGGTTTGTAAAGTATGCAGGAGCAAAGACTTTAAGGTATTCTGGCTATCCAGAAGATGCTATCGCTAGATTAAAAAGTTGTACTTCTCTTTATGAAGATCTGAATCATCCTCATTTAGTAAATTTAGTAGAATACTTTGAGGTTGAAAAAGGGTATGCATTAGTGTTTGACTGGTTTGATGGGGAATGTCTACACCCCCACTGGTCTTTCCCTCCACCACAGAAATATAATCACCCAGAATCCCCATTTTATCGGTTTAAGAAGCTGCCTATTGAATATCGTATAAAATCATTAAATAGTATCTTTGAATTCCATGTAAATGTTGAGAAGAACAACTACGTAGCTGTTGATTTTTATGATGGTAGTATTTTATATGACTTTAAAAATAACATGACAAAGATTTGTGATATTGATTTATATATGAAAAGGCCATTCATTAATTTTATGGGAAGACTTTGGGGTTCCTCCAGATTTATGTCACCAGAAGAATTTATGCTTGGTGCTGTAATAGATGAAAGAACAAATGTCTTTAACATGGGTGCGATTGCATTTGGACTGTTAGGTGGAGAGCTGGACCGTTCCTTTATAAAGTGGGATGCAGGACAAGAACTGTATGAAATAGCAGTGAAGGCTGTTGAAGAGGATAAAAGGTGCAGGTATTCTACCGTGGAAGAATTCTACAAAGCCTGGAAAGTTGTTTTATTAAAGGCTAATTTAGATTTTTGA
- a CDS encoding metallophosphoesterase, which translates to MIDIRRLELDKSKRIIVVSDIHANLNLFVKILSKLHYTTEDYLFINGDLCEKGPKSLEVVEFVKELSEQSNQVFVTKGNCDILHRSVFNESKGIIPYMNRQRNSVLHEMLAKYDKIVDDFNSLKELGDFYRQYFHEELEWIESLPIAYETDDFIIIHAGIENIEEWHETEESFALHTEAFYEKAHLANKIVIVGHWPAVNYRAAHISSHNPVIDFDKKIIALDGGNQIKKDGQLNALIIESNNYSYTYVDELTHEMIVQIEHNDLTKRVGTVTYPNYDMQTIKREEYFTLCKNSNLGIEQWIKNEYLMAAEESMQCKTDLSTTFSSVTQGEKVRIIDNHCDGYALVKRENGEVGWIPKSCFVEN; encoded by the coding sequence ATGATTGATATAAGACGACTAGAACTAGATAAATCCAAACGAATTATTGTTGTTTCAGACATACATGCGAACCTGAATCTATTTGTAAAGATATTAAGCAAATTGCATTATACAACAGAAGATTATTTGTTCATTAATGGAGATCTTTGTGAAAAAGGTCCAAAAAGTTTAGAAGTAGTCGAGTTTGTAAAAGAGTTATCAGAACAATCCAATCAAGTTTTCGTAACGAAAGGAAATTGTGACATTCTCCACCGCTCTGTTTTTAATGAAAGTAAAGGAATTATACCTTACATGAACAGACAAAGGAATTCCGTTTTACATGAAATGCTAGCAAAGTACGATAAAATAGTAGATGATTTCAACTCTCTAAAAGAGTTAGGTGATTTTTACCGACAATATTTTCATGAGGAATTGGAATGGATTGAATCACTGCCAATTGCATATGAAACAGATGATTTTATTATCATTCATGCGGGCATTGAAAACATAGAAGAATGGCATGAAACAGAAGAAAGCTTTGCTTTACATACTGAGGCATTTTATGAGAAAGCCCATTTAGCTAATAAAATCGTTATCGTAGGACACTGGCCTGCCGTTAATTATCGAGCAGCGCATATAAGTTCACATAATCCTGTCATTGATTTCGATAAAAAAATAATTGCTTTAGACGGTGGAAATCAAATAAAAAAAGATGGACAATTAAATGCTTTAATTATCGAAAGTAACAACTATTCTTATACATATGTAGATGAGTTGACGCATGAAATGATTGTGCAAATAGAGCATAACGATCTTACGAAACGCGTTGGAACTGTGACATATCCAAATTACGATATGCAAACAATTAAGAGAGAGGAGTATTTTACACTTTGTAAAAATAGTAACTTAGGAATAGAGCAATGGATTAAAAATGAGTATTTAATGGCTGCTGAAGAGTCAATGCAGTGCAAGACAGATCTAAGTACAACTTTTTCATCTGTCACACAGGGTGAAAAAGTACGGATTATTGACAATCATTGTGATGGATATGCTCTTGTAAAGAGAGAGAATGGGGAAGTTGGATGGATACCGAAAAGTTGCTTTGTTGAGAATTAA
- a CDS encoding Gfo/Idh/MocA family oxidoreductase has translation MKKTKAILIGAGDRGAKAYAPYASDYPHELEFVAIAELNSERREAFAKSYALSEEQCYESWQEMLQDDIEAEVAFICTLDREHYEPTIKAIEKGYHVLLEKPMSPDPKECISMVEIAKKHNKLLTICHVLRYTPFWQNIKTIIKEGKIGDIVSIQLNENVEVMHMSHSFVRGNWNNSDVSSPMILQKSCHDMDILMYLMDQKCKQVSSFGSLMHFKEANAPKDGPLRCLDGCPIENDCAFHAGKYYLGEGKGWAKKFTMDHSRKGIIHALNTTPYGKCVYRSDNNVVDHQVVNLEFENGATATFSMCGFTREQTRIVQIMGTKGEIRGKMDEDTISVFDFLTKHETITYLSKPKSGHGGGDEAIVRDFLQEVRNYPGDESRSSAAVSLESHLLAFAAEASRRQNGKVIQIANFSNEVL, from the coding sequence TTGAAAAAAACAAAAGCTATCTTGATCGGTGCAGGTGATAGAGGTGCTAAGGCGTACGCACCATATGCAAGTGACTACCCACACGAATTAGAATTTGTTGCTATTGCAGAGTTAAATAGCGAAAGAAGAGAAGCATTTGCGAAATCATATGCTCTTTCGGAGGAACAATGTTATGAATCCTGGCAAGAAATGTTACAAGATGATATTGAGGCAGAAGTAGCGTTTATTTGTACTTTAGATCGAGAGCATTATGAGCCAACGATTAAAGCAATTGAAAAAGGCTATCATGTTTTACTGGAAAAACCAATGTCACCTGATCCAAAAGAGTGTATTTCGATGGTGGAAATTGCGAAAAAGCACAATAAACTGCTGACAATTTGTCATGTACTTAGATATACACCATTTTGGCAAAACATTAAAACCATTATTAAGGAAGGGAAAATTGGAGATATTGTCTCTATTCAACTGAATGAAAATGTGGAAGTAATGCATATGTCACACAGTTTTGTCCGAGGAAATTGGAATAATAGCGATGTATCTAGTCCAATGATTTTGCAAAAGTCATGCCATGATATGGATATATTAATGTATTTGATGGATCAAAAATGTAAGCAAGTTAGCTCTTTTGGATCTTTAATGCATTTTAAAGAGGCAAATGCACCGAAAGATGGGCCTTTACGCTGCTTGGATGGATGTCCTATCGAAAATGATTGCGCATTTCATGCAGGAAAATATTATTTAGGGGAAGGCAAAGGATGGGCGAAGAAGTTCACAATGGATCATTCACGTAAAGGTATCATTCACGCGCTAAATACTACTCCTTATGGAAAATGTGTTTATCGTTCAGATAATAATGTTGTCGATCACCAAGTAGTGAATTTAGAATTCGAAAACGGTGCTACTGCAACATTTAGTATGTGTGGATTCACTCGGGAGCAAACACGTATTGTACAAATCATGGGAACAAAAGGTGAAATTAGAGGGAAAATGGATGAAGATACTATTTCCGTTTTCGACTTTTTAACAAAACATGAAACGATTACCTACTTAAGTAAACCGAAAAGCGGTCACGGTGGTGGAGATGAAGCGATCGTCAGAGACTTTTTGCAAGAAGTACGAAACTATCCAGGAGATGAAAGCAGATCATCTGCTGCAGTATCACTTGAGAGTCATTTACTGGCATTTGCTGCTGAAGCTTCAAGACGCCAGAATGGTAAAGTAATTCAAATCGCTAATTTTTCGAATGAAGTTCTTTAA
- a CDS encoding argininosuccinate synthase has translation MNKKVVLAYSGGLDTSVAITWLKDEGYDVVAVCLDVGEGKDLEFVKNKALEVGAIESYMIDAREEFANDYALISLQAHTWYENKYPLASALSRPLISKKLVEIAEQTGATAVAHGCTGKGNDQVRFEVSIKALNPSLEVIAPVREWSWSREEEIAYAKEKNIPIPINLDSPFSIDANLWGRANECGILEDPWAAPPEEAYELTVAIEDAPDTADIVEIEFKNGVPVALNGVEYKLYELILKMNDLAGKHGVGRVDHVENRLVGIKSREVYEIPGAFTLIKAHKELEDITLVKEVAHFKPVIEKKLTELIYEGLWFSPLRTALEGFLKETQVYVNGTVRVKLFKGHAIVEGRKSPNSLYDEKLATYTKEDEFNHASAVGFIELWGLPTKVHAMVNKGAEKVKA, from the coding sequence ATGAATAAAAAAGTCGTTTTAGCATATTCAGGTGGACTAGATACATCCGTTGCCATTACATGGTTGAAAGACGAAGGATATGATGTTGTAGCGGTTTGTTTAGACGTAGGTGAAGGTAAGGATCTAGAATTCGTAAAAAACAAAGCGCTTGAAGTTGGAGCTATTGAAAGCTATATGATCGATGCAAGAGAAGAATTTGCGAATGATTATGCATTAATTTCACTTCAAGCACATACTTGGTATGAAAACAAATATCCTTTAGCTTCTGCATTATCACGTCCTTTAATTTCTAAAAAACTAGTAGAAATTGCTGAACAAACAGGAGCAACTGCTGTTGCACATGGTTGTACAGGTAAAGGAAATGATCAAGTTCGTTTCGAAGTTTCTATTAAAGCTTTAAATCCAAGTCTAGAGGTAATTGCACCAGTTCGTGAATGGAGCTGGAGTCGTGAGGAAGAAATTGCTTACGCGAAAGAAAAAAATATTCCAATTCCGATTAACTTAGACAGCCCGTTCTCTATTGACGCAAATCTATGGGGCCGCGCAAACGAATGTGGTATTTTAGAAGATCCGTGGGCAGCTCCACCAGAAGAAGCATATGAATTAACTGTTGCAATAGAAGATGCACCTGATACAGCAGATATCGTTGAAATCGAGTTTAAAAATGGTGTTCCAGTTGCACTTAATGGTGTGGAATATAAATTGTATGAATTAATCTTAAAAATGAATGATCTAGCAGGTAAGCACGGAGTTGGACGTGTCGATCACGTGGAAAACCGTCTTGTTGGTATTAAATCACGTGAAGTTTACGAAATCCCAGGTGCATTTACATTAATCAAAGCACATAAAGAATTAGAAGATATTACATTAGTAAAAGAAGTAGCTCACTTTAAACCAGTTATTGAGAAAAAATTAACAGAGCTTATTTACGAAGGACTTTGGTTCTCTCCACTTAGAACTGCTTTAGAAGGATTCTTAAAAGAAACACAAGTATATGTAAATGGTACAGTTCGTGTGAAACTATTCAAAGGCCATGCAATTGTTGAAGGACGTAAATCTCCGAACTCTCTATATGATGAAAAACTTGCTACTTATACAAAAGAGGATGAATTTAACCATGCTTCAGCTGTTGGGTTTATCGAGCTTTGGGGTCTTCCAACAAAAGTTCACGCAATGGTGAACAAGGGAGCAGAGAAGGTGAAAGCATGA
- the argH gene encoding argininosuccinate lyase, which translates to MTKLWGGRFQKSAEQWVDEFGASISFDQTLVMEDLDGSAAHVKMLGACSILPQEDVQQILGGLEQLKKLAADNALEFLVANEDIHLNLEKMLIDLIGPVGGKLHTGRSRNDQVATDMHLFLKNRVGEIIELIELFQQTLVAQAETHVETLAPGYTHLQRAQPISFAHHLMAYFWMLERDKERFTDSIKRIDISPLGAGALAGTTFPIDRKLSAEYLGFANVYANSMDAVSDRDFIVEFLSNSSMLMAHLSRFAEEIILWSSSEFNFIELDDSFSTGSSIMPQKKNPDMAELIRGKTGRVYGNLMGLLTVIKGLPLAYNKDMQEDKEGMFDTVHTIVGSLKIFEGMVRTMTVHTERLHDTVHKDFSNATELADYLAAKGLPFREAHEVTGKLVFLCIQRGYFLLDLPLVDLQEASNLIQSDIYDVLSPLAAVGRRNSLGGTGFDQVAIQIEEAKKRLA; encoded by the coding sequence ATGACTAAACTTTGGGGAGGAAGATTCCAAAAATCTGCCGAACAATGGGTAGATGAATTTGGAGCTTCTATAAGTTTCGATCAAACACTAGTAATGGAAGATTTAGATGGTAGTGCAGCACATGTGAAGATGCTTGGGGCATGTAGTATTTTGCCCCAGGAAGATGTGCAGCAAATTCTTGGCGGTTTAGAACAATTAAAGAAACTAGCTGCAGACAATGCATTAGAGTTTTTAGTTGCGAATGAAGATATTCATCTAAACTTAGAAAAAATGCTCATCGATTTAATCGGACCTGTCGGTGGAAAATTGCACACTGGTCGCAGCCGTAACGATCAAGTAGCAACGGATATGCATCTATTCTTAAAAAATAGAGTAGGGGAAATCATTGAGTTAATCGAGCTTTTCCAACAAACACTAGTAGCTCAAGCAGAAACCCATGTGGAAACACTTGCACCTGGCTATACACATTTACAACGTGCGCAACCAATTTCGTTTGCCCATCATTTAATGGCGTATTTTTGGATGTTAGAGCGAGATAAAGAGCGTTTTACGGATTCGATTAAGCGTATTGATATCTCACCACTAGGAGCAGGTGCCCTAGCAGGAACTACTTTCCCTATCGATCGTAAGCTTTCTGCCGAGTATCTTGGTTTTGCGAATGTCTATGCAAACAGTATGGACGCAGTAAGTGATCGCGATTTCATCGTAGAATTTTTAAGTAATTCTTCAATGTTAATGGCGCATTTATCCCGATTTGCAGAAGAAATCATTTTATGGTCAAGCTCTGAATTTAACTTTATTGAACTAGATGATTCTTTCTCTACAGGCTCCAGTATTATGCCACAAAAGAAAAACCCAGATATGGCCGAGTTAATTCGCGGAAAAACAGGTCGTGTGTATGGAAATCTAATGGGCCTACTAACTGTCATTAAAGGATTGCCACTTGCTTACAACAAAGACATGCAAGAGGACAAAGAAGGTATGTTCGATACTGTTCATACAATCGTTGGTTCACTGAAAATATTTGAGGGCATGGTTCGCACAATGACTGTTCATACAGAGCGTTTACACGATACAGTGCACAAAGACTTTTCTAATGCAACCGAATTAGCAGACTATCTTGCAGCAAAAGGACTTCCATTCCGCGAAGCACATGAAGTGACTGGGAAACTAGTATTCTTATGCATCCAACGTGGCTATTTCTTATTAGACCTACCACTAGTAGATCTACAAGAAGCAAGTAACCTAATCCAGTCTGATATTTACGATGTATTATCACCACTAGCTGCTGTAGGAAGAAGAAATTCTCTTGGCGGAACTGGCTTCGATCAAGTAGCAATTCAAATAGAAGAAGCTAAAAAGCGTTTAGCATAA